A portion of the Enterobacter sp. SA187 genome contains these proteins:
- the cyaY gene encoding iron donor protein CyaY, protein MNDSEFHRLADNLWQTIETRLDEWDGDGDIDCEINGGVLTLTFDNGSKIIINRQEPLHQVWLATKQGGYHFDLQGDEWICDRSGERFWDLLEQAATQQAGEAVSFR, encoded by the coding sequence ATGAACGATTCAGAATTCCATCGCCTGGCCGATAACCTGTGGCAGACCATTGAAACCCGTCTGGATGAGTGGGACGGCGACGGCGATATTGACTGCGAAATCAACGGCGGCGTGCTGACCCTGACGTTCGACAACGGCAGCAAAATTATTATCAACCGTCAGGAGCCGCTGCATCAGGTGTGGCTGGCGACCAAACAGGGCGGCTACCATTTTGATTTGCAGGGCGATGAGTGGATTTGCGATCGCAGCGGCGAGCGCTTCTGGGATCTGCTGGAGCAGGCCGCCACGCAGCAAGCGGGCGAAGCGGTCAGCTTCCGTTAA
- the uvrD gene encoding DNA helicase II, translating into MDVSYLLDSLNDKQRDAVAASRTNMLVLAGAGSGKTRVLVHRIAWLLTVENCSPYSIMAVTFTNKAAAEMRHRISQLMGNSQGGMWVGTFHGLAHRLLRAHHMDANLPQDFQILDSEDQLRLLRRLIKAMNLDEKQWPPRQAMWYINGQKDEGIRPHHIQSFGNPVEQTWQKVYQAYQEACDRAGLVDFAELLLRAHELWLNKPHILNHYRERFTNILVDEFQDTNNIQYAWIRLLAGDTGKVMIVGDDDQSIYGWRGAQVENIQRFLNDFPGAETIRLEQNYRSTNNILRAANALIENNNGRLGKKLWTEGIDGDPISLYCAFNELDEARFVVNRIKAWQESGGALEQCAILYRSNAQSRVLEEALLQVGMPYRIYGGMRFFERQEIKDALSYLRLIANRNDDAAFERVVNTPTRGIGDRTLDVVRQTSRDRQLTLWQASRELLQERALAGRAASALQRFMELIEALAQETSDMPLHVQADRVIKDSGLFIMYEQEKGEKGQARVENLEELVTATRQFSYNDEEEDLMPLQAFLSHAALEAGEGQADTWQDAVQLMTLHSAKGLEFPQVFIVGVEEGMFPSQMSLDEGGRLEEERRLAYVGVTRAMQKLTITYAETRRLYGKEVYHRPSRFIGELPEECVEEVRLRASISRPVTHKQLGTPITQSDSGFKLGQRVRHAKFGEGTVVNLEGSGEHSRLQIAFPGQGIKWLVAAYAKLETV; encoded by the coding sequence ATGGACGTTTCTTACCTGCTCGACAGCCTCAATGACAAACAACGTGATGCGGTAGCCGCCTCGCGCACCAATATGCTGGTGCTGGCAGGCGCAGGCAGCGGTAAGACACGCGTGCTGGTCCACCGTATCGCCTGGCTGTTGACGGTAGAAAACTGCTCGCCGTACTCCATTATGGCGGTGACCTTCACCAACAAAGCGGCGGCGGAAATGCGCCACCGTATCAGCCAGCTGATGGGCAACAGCCAGGGCGGCATGTGGGTCGGGACGTTCCACGGCCTCGCGCACCGTCTGCTGCGCGCGCACCATATGGATGCGAATCTGCCGCAGGATTTCCAGATCCTCGACAGCGAAGATCAGCTGCGTCTGTTACGTCGCCTGATCAAAGCCATGAACCTCGACGAGAAGCAGTGGCCGCCGCGTCAGGCGATGTGGTACATCAACGGTCAGAAAGACGAAGGCATTCGTCCGCATCATATTCAAAGCTTCGGCAACCCGGTGGAGCAGACATGGCAGAAAGTCTACCAGGCTTACCAGGAAGCCTGCGATCGCGCAGGGCTGGTGGATTTTGCCGAACTGCTGCTGCGCGCTCATGAGCTGTGGCTCAATAAGCCGCACATCCTCAACCACTACCGCGAGCGCTTCACCAATATTCTGGTGGACGAATTCCAGGATACCAACAACATTCAGTACGCCTGGATCCGCCTGCTGGCAGGCGATACCGGTAAGGTGATGATTGTGGGCGACGATGACCAGTCCATCTACGGCTGGCGCGGCGCGCAGGTGGAAAACATTCAGCGCTTCCTGAACGACTTCCCTGGCGCGGAAACCATTCGTCTTGAGCAGAACTACCGCTCTACCAACAATATTCTGCGTGCCGCCAACGCCCTGATTGAAAACAACAACGGGCGACTGGGGAAAAAGCTATGGACTGAAGGCATTGATGGCGATCCCATCTCCCTTTACTGCGCCTTCAACGAACTCGACGAAGCGCGTTTCGTGGTGAACCGCATCAAGGCCTGGCAGGAAAGCGGCGGCGCGCTGGAGCAGTGCGCCATTCTCTATCGCAGCAACGCCCAGTCGCGCGTGCTGGAAGAGGCGCTCCTGCAGGTGGGGATGCCGTATCGCATTTACGGCGGCATGCGCTTCTTCGAACGTCAGGAAATCAAAGACGCGCTCTCTTATCTGCGTCTGATCGCCAATCGTAACGACGACGCCGCCTTTGAACGCGTGGTGAACACCCCCACGCGCGGCATAGGCGACCGTACGCTGGACGTGGTACGTCAGACCTCGCGCGACCGGCAGCTGACCCTGTGGCAGGCCAGCCGGGAATTATTACAGGAGAGAGCCCTTGCGGGCCGCGCCGCCAGCGCACTGCAACGCTTTATGGAGCTTATCGAAGCGCTGGCGCAGGAAACCTCCGACATGCCGTTGCACGTGCAGGCGGATCGGGTGATCAAAGATTCCGGCCTGTTCATCATGTATGAGCAGGAGAAAGGCGAAAAAGGCCAGGCGCGCGTCGAAAACTTAGAGGAACTGGTGACGGCAACGCGCCAGTTCAGCTACAACGACGAAGAAGAAGATCTGATGCCGTTGCAGGCGTTTCTGTCCCACGCGGCGCTGGAAGCGGGCGAAGGGCAGGCGGATACCTGGCAGGATGCGGTGCAACTGATGACGCTGCACTCCGCGAAAGGGCTGGAGTTCCCGCAGGTGTTTATCGTCGGCGTGGAAGAGGGCATGTTCCCGAGTCAGATGTCGCTGGATGAAGGCGGCCGTCTGGAAGAGGAGCGCCGTCTGGCCTACGTGGGCGTTACCCGCGCCATGCAAAAACTGACCATCACCTATGCGGAAACCCGCCGTCTGTACGGCAAAGAGGTTTATCACCGCCCGTCACGCTTTATCGGCGAGCTGCCGGAAGAGTGTGTGGAGGAGGTGCGTCTGCGCGCCAGCATCAGCCGTCCGGTGACGCACAAGCAGTTAGGTACGCCCATCACCCAAAGCGATTCCGGCTTTAAGCTGGGACAGCGCGTGCGCCATGCAAAATTCGGCGAAGGTACGGTGGTGAATCTGGAAGGCAGCGGCGAGCACAGCCGTCTGCAAATCGCGTTCCCCGGTCAGGGCATCAAATGGCTGGTAGCCGCCTATGCGAAGCTGGAAACGGTGTAA
- the yigB gene encoding 5-amino-6-(5-phospho-D-ribitylamino)uracil phosphatase YigB: MRFYRPLGHISALTFDLDDTLYDNHPVILRTEQESLTFVQNYHPALKALQKSDFQQLRQALRESEPDIYHDVTEWRRRAVMQAMLNAGLNAEEADAGARAAMENFAHWRSRIDVPQATHDALAALGKKWPLVAITNGNAEPERFGLGDYFAFVLRAGPHGRSKPFSDMYQLAAEKLGVPAGEILHVGDDLTTDVAGAIRYGMQACWIKPQGASLMTATDSRLLPHLEISQLASLTSLI; the protein is encoded by the coding sequence ATGCGTTTTTACCGTCCTTTGGGCCACATTTCGGCCCTGACGTTCGATCTCGACGACACCTTGTATGACAACCATCCGGTGATCCTGCGTACCGAGCAGGAGTCGCTGACCTTCGTACAAAATTACCATCCGGCGCTGAAGGCGCTGCAAAAGAGCGATTTTCAGCAGCTGCGCCAGGCGTTACGCGAAAGCGAGCCGGATATTTATCACGACGTAACTGAATGGCGGCGTCGGGCAGTGATGCAGGCGATGCTGAACGCCGGACTGAACGCGGAAGAAGCCGATGCCGGCGCCCGTGCCGCCATGGAAAACTTCGCCCACTGGCGCAGCCGCATTGATGTGCCGCAGGCCACGCACGACGCTCTGGCGGCGCTGGGCAAAAAGTGGCCGCTGGTGGCCATCACCAATGGTAACGCCGAGCCTGAACGGTTCGGTCTGGGTGATTACTTTGCGTTTGTGCTGCGCGCCGGTCCGCACGGCCGCTCGAAACCCTTCAGCGATATGTATCAGCTGGCGGCGGAAAAGCTCGGCGTGCCCGCAGGGGAGATCCTGCATGTGGGCGATGACCTGACCACTGACGTGGCCGGGGCGATCCGTTATGGCATGCAGGCGTGCTGGATCAAACCGCAAGGGGCCAGCCTGATGACCGCCACAGACAGCCGTTTATTGCCGCACCTTGAAATTTCGCAGTTGGCATCTCTGACCTCGCTGATATAA
- the lptM gene encoding LPS translocon maturation chaperone LptM: MKNVFRTLFVFVALCSLAGCGLKGPLYFPPADKSAPPPTKKVESTEQELTPTRNDRGNNDGPTQVNY, translated from the coding sequence ATGAAGAATGTGTTCCGAACGCTTTTTGTTTTCGTTGCGTTATGCAGTCTGGCCGGCTGTGGTCTGAAAGGCCCGCTCTATTTCCCGCCAGCCGATAAGTCAGCGCCGCCGCCGACCAAAAAGGTAGAAAGCACCGAGCAAGAACTGACGCCGACGCGTAACGATCGTGGCAACAATGACGGCCCTACTCAGGTAAATTACTAA
- the yigI gene encoding acyl-CoA thioesterase YigI: MSAVLTADEALQLVGEIFVYHMPFNRALGLELERYEKDFAQLSFNNQPMMVGNWAQSILHGGVIASSLDVAAGLVCVGSTLTRHDTISEDELRQRLSRMGTIDLRVDYLRPGRGNRFTASSTLLRAGNKVSVARVELHNEEQLHIATATATYMVG, encoded by the coding sequence ATGTCAGCCGTCCTTACAGCCGATGAAGCGTTACAGCTGGTCGGTGAGATTTTTGTTTATCATATGCCCTTCAACCGCGCGCTGGGACTGGAGCTGGAACGCTACGAAAAAGACTTTGCCCAGCTGAGTTTTAACAACCAGCCGATGATGGTGGGTAACTGGGCGCAGAGCATTTTACACGGCGGGGTAATCGCCTCGTCGCTGGACGTCGCCGCGGGGCTGGTGTGCGTCGGCAGCACCTTAACGCGTCACGATACGATCAGCGAAGATGAGCTTCGCCAGCGCCTGTCGCGCATGGGCACTATCGATCTGCGCGTCGATTATCTGCGTCCGGGCCGGGGAAATCGTTTTACCGCCTCCAGTACTTTGCTGCGCGCCGGTAATAAAGTGTCAGTCGCCCGCGTTGAACTGCACAATGAAGAACAGCTGCATATCGCCACCGCCACGGCGACGTATATGGTAGGTTGA
- the corA gene encoding magnesium/cobalt transporter CorA, whose amino-acid sequence MLSAFQLENNRLTRLEAEESQPLIDAVWVDLVEPDDDERHRVQSELGQSLATRPELEDIEASARFFEDEDGLHIHSFFFFEDAEDHAGNSTVAFTIRDGRLFTLRERELPAFRLYRMRARSQAMIDGNAYELLLDLFETKIEQLADEIENIYSDLEKLSRVIMEGQQGDEYDEALSALAEQEDIGWKVRLCLMDTQRALNFLVRKARLPGGQLEQAREILRDIESLLPHNESLFQKVNFLMQAAMGFINIEQNRIIKIFSVVSVVFLPPTLVASSYGMNFEFMPELKWSFGYPGAIILMMLAGLAPYLYFKRRNWL is encoded by the coding sequence ATGCTGAGCGCATTTCAACTGGAAAATAATCGCCTGACTCGTCTGGAAGCGGAAGAGTCACAACCCCTTATTGACGCCGTTTGGGTGGATCTGGTCGAACCGGATGACGATGAGCGACACCGCGTACAGTCCGAACTGGGGCAAAGCCTGGCGACCCGCCCCGAGCTGGAAGACATCGAAGCCTCGGCACGTTTCTTTGAAGATGAAGACGGCCTGCACATTCACTCCTTCTTCTTTTTTGAAGATGCGGAAGATCACGCCGGTAACTCCACCGTGGCGTTCACCATTCGCGATGGCCGCCTGTTTACCCTGCGTGAACGTGAACTACCGGCTTTCCGGTTATACCGTATGCGCGCCCGCAGCCAGGCGATGATCGACGGCAACGCCTACGAACTGCTGCTCGATCTGTTCGAAACCAAAATCGAACAGCTGGCGGATGAGATCGAAAACATTTACAGCGATCTGGAAAAGCTGAGCCGCGTCATTATGGAAGGCCAGCAGGGCGATGAGTACGACGAAGCGCTGTCGGCGCTGGCGGAGCAGGAAGATATCGGCTGGAAGGTACGGCTGTGCCTGATGGATACCCAGCGCGCGCTGAACTTCCTGGTGCGCAAGGCGCGCCTGCCGGGCGGTCAGCTGGAGCAGGCGCGTGAGATCCTGCGCGATATCGAATCCCTGCTGCCGCACAATGAATCCCTGTTCCAGAAAGTTAACTTCCTGATGCAGGCGGCGATGGGCTTTATCAATATCGAGCAGAACCGTATCATCAAGATCTTCTCGGTGGTGTCCGTAGTGTTCCTGCCGCCGACGCTGGTGGCTTCCAGTTACGGTATGAACTTTGAGTTTATGCCGGAGCTGAAATGGAGCTTCGGCTATCCGGGGGCGATCATTCTGATGATGCTCGCGGGACTGGCGCCCTATCTGTACTTCAAGCGCCGTAACTGGCTGTAG
- the xerC gene encoding tyrosine recombinase XerC: MNDTSLDHAVSRFLRYLGVERQLSPITLLNYRRQLDAIMAIARETGITRWADCDAASVRTIAVRSRRHGLGAASLALRLSALRSFFDWMVSQGELPANPAKGIAAPKAPRHLPKNIDVDDVNRLLDIDLNDPLAVRDRAMLEVMYGAGLRLSELVGLDIKHLDLSTGEVWVMGKGSKERRLPIGRNAVSWIEHWLDLRGLFGSDEDALFLSKLGKRISARNVQKRFAEWGIKQGLNSHVHPHKLRHSFATHMLESSGDLRGVQELLGHANLSTTQIYTHLDFQHLASVYDAAHPRAKRGK; this comes from the coding sequence ATGAACGACACCTCTCTTGACCATGCGGTAAGCCGTTTTCTGCGCTACCTGGGCGTTGAGCGCCAGCTCAGCCCCATTACCCTGCTCAACTACCGGCGTCAGCTCGATGCCATCATGGCGATCGCCCGTGAAACCGGTATTACCCGCTGGGCAGATTGCGATGCCGCCAGCGTGCGCACCATTGCGGTTCGCAGCCGTCGTCATGGCCTGGGCGCGGCCAGCCTTGCGCTGCGCCTGTCTGCCCTGCGCAGTTTCTTCGACTGGATGGTGTCGCAGGGTGAGTTGCCCGCCAATCCGGCAAAAGGCATCGCCGCCCCGAAAGCCCCGCGTCATCTGCCGAAAAATATTGATGTCGATGACGTTAACCGCCTGCTGGATATCGATCTCAACGATCCGCTGGCGGTGCGCGACCGGGCGATGCTGGAGGTGATGTACGGCGCGGGTCTGCGTCTGTCAGAGCTGGTCGGGCTTGATATCAAACATCTGGATTTATCAACCGGCGAAGTATGGGTGATGGGTAAAGGCAGCAAAGAGCGCCGTCTGCCGATTGGCCGTAACGCGGTAAGCTGGATCGAGCACTGGCTGGATCTGCGCGGCCTGTTTGGCAGCGATGAGGACGCGCTGTTTTTATCAAAGCTTGGCAAGCGTATCTCGGCGCGCAACGTGCAGAAACGCTTTGCTGAATGGGGTATCAAGCAGGGGCTGAACAGCCATGTTCACCCCCATAAGCTCCGTCACTCCTTTGCCACCCATATGCTGGAATCGAGCGGCGATCTGCGCGGCGTCCAGGAGCTGCTGGGGCACGCGAACCTGTCCACCACGCAGATCTATACCCACCTTGATTTTCAACATCTTGCCTCAGTGTATGACGCGGCGCATCCGCGCGCCAAACGGGGGAAATAA
- the pldA gene encoding phospholipase A → MRTFLGWFLAAVALPFTAFAQEATVKAVHDAPAVRGSIIANLLQEHDNPFTLYPYESNYAIYTATSDLNKEAIETYNWAKNSRKDEVKFQLSLAFPFWRGIMGPNSVLGASYTQKSWWQLSNSGESSPFRETNYEPQLFLGFATDYELAGWTLRDVEFGFNHDSNGRSDPTSRSWNRVYTRLMAQNSNWLVEVKPWYVVGDTDDNPDITKYMGYYQLKVGYQLGEAILSAKGQYNWNTGYGGAELGVSYPITRHVRLYTQVYSGYGESLIDYNFNQTRVGVGVMLNDLF, encoded by the coding sequence ATGCGGACGTTTCTGGGTTGGTTTCTGGCGGCCGTTGCGCTGCCGTTTACAGCATTTGCGCAGGAAGCGACGGTTAAAGCCGTGCATGACGCCCCGGCAGTGCGGGGGAGTATCATCGCCAATCTTTTACAAGAGCACGATAATCCTTTTACGTTGTATCCGTATGAATCGAACTATGCCATTTACACGGCCACCAGCGATCTGAACAAAGAGGCAATCGAAACTTACAACTGGGCGAAAAACTCACGCAAAGATGAAGTGAAGTTTCAGTTGAGTCTGGCCTTCCCGTTCTGGCGCGGGATCATGGGGCCGAACTCGGTGCTTGGCGCATCCTATACGCAGAAATCCTGGTGGCAGCTCTCCAACAGCGGCGAGTCATCCCCGTTCCGCGAAACCAACTACGAACCCCAGCTGTTCCTCGGCTTTGCCACCGACTACGAGCTGGCTGGCTGGACGCTGCGCGATGTGGAGTTTGGTTTTAACCACGACTCTAACGGTCGCTCCGATCCGACATCCCGTAGCTGGAACCGTGTTTATACCCGCCTGATGGCGCAGAACAGTAACTGGCTGGTGGAAGTGAAGCCCTGGTACGTGGTGGGCGATACCGACGACAACCCGGACATCACCAAATATATGGGTTACTACCAGCTGAAAGTGGGTTATCAGCTGGGGGAAGCTATCCTGAGCGCAAAAGGGCAATATAACTGGAATACCGGTTACGGCGGCGCAGAACTGGGCGTGAGTTATCCGATCACCCGCCATGTCCGTCTTTATACTCAGGTTTATAGCGGTTACGGCGAATCATTAATTGATTACAACTTTAACCAGACGCGTGTCGGCGTTGGCGTTATGCTAAACGATCTGTTCTAA
- a CDS encoding DUF484 domain-containing protein encodes MKQTGEEQQEATATLNDSDVVDYLLRDPEFFIRNARAVELLHVPHPVRGAVSLVEWQMARARHHINVLEENMTLLMEQASTNESLFNRLLRLQGRLASASSLEDLLNRFHRWSREMGLAGASIRLFPDRWRIGAPSGFTHLALSRQAFEPLRIQRLGHENHYLGTLNGPELLVILPDAKAIGSVAMSMMGRDGDLGVILFSSRDVHHYQQGQGTQLLQEIALMLPELLERWIERI; translated from the coding sequence ATGAAGCAGACAGGGGAAGAACAGCAGGAGGCGACGGCCACACTCAATGACAGTGATGTGGTGGATTATCTGCTGCGCGATCCTGAGTTCTTTATCCGTAATGCGCGCGCCGTGGAACTCCTCCACGTGCCGCACCCGGTGCGCGGCGCCGTCTCTCTCGTCGAATGGCAGATGGCGCGCGCCCGGCATCACATCAATGTGCTCGAAGAGAATATGACGCTGCTGATGGAGCAGGCCAGCACCAACGAAAGCCTGTTTAACCGTCTGCTGCGTTTGCAGGGCCGTCTGGCGTCCGCCAGCAGCCTTGAGGATTTGCTCAACCGTTTTCACCGCTGGTCGCGTGAAATGGGCCTGGCGGGGGCGAGCATCCGTTTATTTCCCGATCGCTGGCGCATTGGCGCGCCGTCCGGCTTCACCCATCTGGCGCTGAGCCGTCAGGCCTTTGAGCCGCTGCGTATTCAGCGCCTTGGTCATGAAAATCACTATCTTGGTACCCTGAACGGCCCGGAATTACTGGTGATACTCCCTGACGCGAAAGCCATCGGCTCGGTGGCGATGTCGATGATGGGGCGTGACGGCGATCTTGGGGTGATCCTCTTCAGCAGCCGTGACGTGCACCATTATCAGCAAGGGCAGGGAACCCAACTGCTTCAGGAGATTGCCCTGATGCTGCCGGAGCTGCTGGAGCGCTGGATCGAGCGCATATGA
- the ysgD gene encoding YsgD/CorL family protein, with amino-acid sequence MDTPSRCWLNSLSSRNNS; translated from the coding sequence TTGGACACACCCAGTAGATGCTGGCTCAATTCCCTGTCATCCAGGAACAACTCCTAA
- the dapF gene encoding diaminopimelate epimerase produces the protein MQFSKMHGLGNDFMVVDAVTQNVFFSPELIRRLSNRHLGVGFDQLLIVEPPYDPDLDFHYRIFNADGSEVSQCGNGARCFARFVRLKGLTNKRDIRVSTANGRMVLSVTEDELVRVNMGEPNFEPSAVPFRANKAEKTYIMRVAEQTILCGVVSMGNPHCVIQVDDVDSAPVETLGPAMESHERFPERANIGFMQVVKREQIRLRVFERGAGETQACGSGACGAVAVGIQQGLLAEEVRVDLPGGRLDIAWKGPGHPLYMTGPATHVYDGFIHL, from the coding sequence ATGCAGTTCTCTAAAATGCATGGCCTTGGCAACGATTTTATGGTCGTCGACGCGGTAACGCAGAATGTCTTTTTTTCGCCAGAGCTGATCCGCCGTCTGTCCAACCGACATCTGGGGGTGGGTTTTGATCAACTGCTGATCGTCGAACCGCCTTACGATCCGGATCTCGATTTTCATTACCGCATCTTTAACGCCGATGGCAGCGAAGTCTCCCAGTGCGGTAACGGTGCGCGCTGTTTCGCCCGCTTTGTGCGGCTGAAAGGGCTGACCAATAAACGCGATATTCGCGTCAGCACGGCCAATGGCCGCATGGTGCTGAGCGTCACGGAAGATGAGCTGGTGCGCGTGAATATGGGCGAGCCAAACTTTGAGCCGTCCGCGGTGCCATTTCGCGCCAACAAAGCGGAAAAGACCTATATTATGCGCGTTGCCGAGCAGACTATTCTCTGCGGCGTGGTTTCTATGGGCAATCCGCACTGCGTCATTCAGGTGGATGATGTCGACAGCGCGCCGGTGGAAACCCTCGGCCCGGCCATGGAAAGCCATGAGCGCTTCCCGGAGCGGGCTAATATCGGCTTTATGCAGGTAGTAAAGCGCGAACAGATCCGGCTGCGCGTCTTTGAGCGCGGTGCCGGTGAAACCCAGGCCTGCGGCAGCGGCGCTTGTGGGGCGGTTGCGGTCGGTATTCAGCAAGGCTTACTGGCGGAAGAGGTGCGCGTGGATTTACCGGGCGGGCGTCTCGACATCGCCTGGAAGGGGCCGGGCCATCCTCTGTATATGACTGGCCCGGCGACACATGTTTACGACGGATTTATTCATTTATGA
- the rarD gene encoding EamA family transporter RarD, which produces MDAKQTRQGVLLALAAYFIWGIAPAYFKLIDFVPASEILTHRIIWSFFFMVALISVSRQWSQLKKLLSQPKKILLLALSAVLVGGNWLLFIWSVNNHHLLEASLGYFINPLVNILLGMIFLGERFRRMQWLAVLLAGCGVLVQLWTFGSLPIIALGLAFSFAFYGLVRKKIAVDAQIGMLIETLWLLPVAAIWLFGIADTATSHMTQNPWSLNLLLMAAGVVTTIPLLCFTGAATRLRLSTLGFFQYIGPTLMFLLAVLFYGEVPGADKMVTFGFIWVALAVFVMDALYTQRRVRKGL; this is translated from the coding sequence ATGGATGCAAAGCAGACGCGGCAGGGGGTATTACTCGCCCTCGCCGCTTATTTTATTTGGGGTATCGCACCGGCCTACTTCAAACTGATCGATTTCGTTCCCGCCAGTGAAATTCTGACCCACCGCATTATCTGGTCGTTCTTTTTCATGGTGGCGCTGATTAGCGTAAGCCGTCAGTGGTCGCAGCTGAAGAAGCTCCTCAGCCAGCCGAAAAAAATCCTGCTGCTGGCTCTGTCGGCGGTGTTAGTTGGCGGCAACTGGCTGCTGTTTATCTGGTCGGTGAATAACCATCATCTGCTGGAAGCCAGCCTCGGCTATTTTATTAATCCGCTGGTGAATATTCTGCTCGGAATGATTTTCCTCGGCGAGCGTTTTCGCCGTATGCAGTGGCTGGCGGTGCTGCTTGCCGGTTGCGGCGTGCTGGTGCAGCTGTGGACCTTTGGCTCGCTGCCGATCATCGCGCTGGGCCTGGCCTTCAGCTTTGCGTTTTATGGCCTGGTGCGTAAAAAGATCGCCGTTGACGCGCAAATCGGCATGCTGATCGAAACGCTGTGGCTGCTGCCGGTCGCCGCCATCTGGCTGTTCGGCATCGCCGATACCGCCACCAGCCATATGACGCAGAACCCGTGGTCGCTGAATCTGTTGCTGATGGCGGCGGGCGTGGTGACGACAATCCCGCTGCTGTGCTTTACCGGCGCGGCGACGCGTCTGCGCCTGTCCACGCTGGGCTTCTTCCAGTACATCGGGCCGACGCTGATGTTCCTGCTGGCGGTGCTGTTTTACGGCGAAGTGCCGGGCGCGGATAAGATGGTCACCTTCGGGTTTATCTGGGTGGCGCTGGCGGTGTTTGTGATGGATGCGCTCTATACGCAGCGCAGGGTTCGGAAAGGGTTGTGA